The following are encoded together in the Streptomyces flavofungini genome:
- a CDS encoding sialidase family protein has product MPVETAETTETVETSVPFRAGREGYASFRIPAVVVTQAGTVLAFCEGRVGSQEDFGNIDVVLKRSVDGGRTWGPLQVVGANGTDLAGNPAPVVLDTGRILLVHVRNAAAATEDAIRRGRVSAADGRRVWVRHSDDDGLTWSAAREITKQTKKTSWRWYATTPGHAIQLRGGRVVVPANHSLPPTGTDNGTEGKYNGGHCLLSDDRGQNWRIGYVDDNTNGYINVNETTAAELPDGRVYFNTRNDSPAPGTRADAHSHDGGQSLVKPFRPQSCLTGPVVEASVLQLVDPDLLLYSGPADPGFRAQMSIRKSYDGGTTWHPAHTVDGLPAAYSDLARLDEDAVGLLYETGDFSAYETVTFRRVPLHWLD; this is encoded by the coding sequence ATGCCAGTGGAGACAGCTGAGACAACCGAGACCGTCGAGACGTCCGTCCCCTTCCGCGCCGGCCGCGAGGGGTACGCGAGCTTCCGTATCCCCGCCGTGGTCGTGACGCAGGCCGGTACGGTCCTCGCCTTCTGCGAGGGCCGCGTCGGCTCGCAGGAGGACTTCGGGAACATCGACGTGGTCCTGAAGCGGTCCGTCGACGGCGGCCGCACCTGGGGCCCCCTCCAGGTCGTCGGCGCCAACGGCACCGACCTCGCCGGGAACCCGGCCCCCGTCGTCCTCGACACCGGCCGGATCCTCCTCGTACACGTCAGGAACGCCGCCGCGGCCACCGAGGACGCCATCCGGCGCGGCCGGGTGAGCGCCGCCGACGGCCGCCGCGTCTGGGTGCGCCACAGCGACGACGACGGCCTCACCTGGTCCGCCGCCCGCGAGATCACCAAGCAGACGAAGAAGACCTCCTGGCGCTGGTACGCCACCACCCCCGGCCACGCCATCCAGCTCCGCGGCGGCCGCGTCGTCGTCCCCGCCAACCACTCCCTGCCGCCCACCGGCACCGACAACGGCACCGAGGGCAAGTACAACGGCGGACACTGCCTCCTCAGCGACGACCGCGGCCAGAACTGGCGCATCGGCTACGTCGACGACAACACCAACGGCTACATCAACGTCAACGAGACCACCGCCGCCGAACTCCCCGACGGCCGCGTCTACTTCAACACCCGCAACGACTCACCCGCCCCCGGCACCCGCGCCGACGCCCACTCCCACGACGGCGGCCAGAGCCTCGTCAAGCCCTTCCGGCCCCAGTCCTGCCTCACCGGCCCCGTCGTCGAGGCCAGCGTGCTGCAGCTCGTCGACCCCGACCTGCTGCTGTACTCCGGACCCGCCGACCCCGGCTTCCGCGCCCAGATGAGCATCCGCAAGAGCTACGACGGCGGCACCACCTGGCACCCCGCCCACACCGTCGACGGCCTGCCCGCCGCCTACTCCGACCTCGCCCGCCTCGACGAGGACGCCGTCGGGCTCCTGTACGAGACGGGGGACTTCAGCGCCTACGAGACCGTCACCTTCCGGCGTGTGCCGCTCCACTGGCTGGACTGA
- the npdG gene encoding NADPH-dependent F420 reductase, whose protein sequence is MTSTESVQKAPAKDPWDLPDVSGLVVGVLGGTGDQGRGLAYRLARAGQKVIIGSRAAERAASAAGELGLGIEGLDNAECARRSDIVIVAVPWDGHAKTLEALRADLAGKLVVDCVNPLGFDKKGAYALKPEEGSAAEQAAALLPESRVTAAFHHLSAVLLQDESIDEIDTDVMVLGESRADTDLVQALAGRIPGMRGVFAGRLRNAHQVESLVANLISVNRRYKAHAGLRVTDV, encoded by the coding sequence ATGACTTCCACGGAAAGTGTGCAGAAGGCGCCCGCCAAGGACCCCTGGGACCTGCCCGACGTGTCGGGGCTCGTCGTCGGCGTGCTCGGCGGCACCGGCGACCAGGGCCGCGGGCTCGCCTACCGCCTCGCCCGCGCCGGCCAGAAGGTGATCATCGGCTCGCGCGCCGCCGAGCGCGCCGCGTCCGCCGCCGGTGAACTCGGCCTCGGCATCGAAGGCCTGGACAACGCCGAGTGCGCGCGGCGCAGCGACATCGTCATCGTCGCCGTGCCGTGGGACGGGCACGCCAAGACCCTCGAAGCGCTGCGCGCCGACCTCGCGGGCAAGCTCGTCGTCGACTGCGTCAACCCGCTCGGCTTCGACAAGAAGGGCGCGTACGCCCTGAAGCCCGAGGAGGGCAGCGCCGCCGAGCAGGCCGCCGCCCTTCTGCCCGAGTCGCGCGTCACCGCCGCCTTCCACCACCTGTCCGCCGTGCTCCTCCAGGACGAGTCCATCGACGAGATCGACACGGATGTGATGGTGCTCGGCGAGAGCCGCGCCGACACCGACCTCGTGCAGGCCCTCGCCGGGCGCATCCCCGGCATGCGCGGCGTCTTCGCCGGGCGGCTGCGCAACGCCCACCAGGTGGAGTCCCTGGTCGCCAACCTGATCTCCGTCAACCGGCGGTACAAGGCGCACGCCGGGCTGCGCGTCACCGACGTGTAG
- a CDS encoding site-2 protease family protein encodes MTTAPTRSDHRVSPVFVGIAAVAAASGWAAWTGFADNPGFAVFLFVTAAWIVSLCLHEYAHARTALHSGDISIGAKGYLTLNPLKYTHALLSIVLPVLFVIMGGIGLPGGAVFIERGRIQGRWRHSLISAAGPLTNVLFAVVCTAPFWLDALDGVPDTFRYALGFLALLQVTAAILNFLPIPGLDGYGVIEPWLSYNIRRQVEPFAPFGLLAVFGILWIPEVNDVFFDAVDAILRGLGVTDWDTYWGQRLYRFWQGTPDIPVING; translated from the coding sequence ATGACCACCGCCCCCACCCGGAGCGACCACCGGGTCAGCCCCGTCTTCGTAGGGATCGCGGCGGTCGCCGCGGCCTCGGGCTGGGCGGCCTGGACCGGCTTCGCGGACAACCCGGGCTTCGCCGTGTTCCTCTTCGTGACGGCGGCCTGGATCGTCTCGCTGTGCCTGCACGAGTACGCCCACGCCCGCACCGCCCTGCACAGCGGCGACATCTCCATCGGCGCGAAGGGCTATCTGACCCTCAACCCGCTCAAGTACACGCACGCACTGCTCAGCATCGTCCTGCCCGTACTGTTCGTGATCATGGGCGGCATCGGCCTGCCCGGCGGCGCGGTGTTCATCGAGCGGGGCCGCATCCAGGGCAGGTGGCGGCACAGCCTGATCTCGGCGGCGGGCCCGCTGACGAACGTGCTGTTCGCGGTGGTCTGCACGGCGCCGTTCTGGCTGGACGCCCTGGACGGCGTCCCGGACACGTTCCGGTACGCGCTCGGGTTCCTGGCCCTGCTCCAGGTGACCGCGGCGATCCTGAACTTCCTGCCGATCCCGGGCCTGGACGGCTACGGCGTGATCGAGCCGTGGCTGTCGTACAACATCCGCCGCCAGGTGGAGCCGTTCGCCCCGTTCGGCCTGCTGGCGGTCTTCGGCATCCTGTGGATCCCGGAGGTCAACGACGTGTTCTTCGACGCGGTGGACGCGATCCTGCGGGGCCTCGGCGTCACGGACTGGGACACCTACTGGGGCCAGCGTCTGTACCGCTTCTGGCAGGGCACCCCGGACATCCCCGTGATCAACGGTTAG